One window of Ictalurus punctatus breed USDA103 chromosome 22, Coco_2.0, whole genome shotgun sequence genomic DNA carries:
- the fam169aa gene encoding rootletin isoform X3: MSYGSSFGTSCFIGLSPDLQEQLDTVETMTHDVTPISETTHLHCEDQNKLTPEPTYQSEPEKDQVDEITPVMEIQSLKDNAQIMKTFEATIVPVDLQPLELHQVQEVEIVKMSSETEEVKEKGVEVKEMKDDVNKVIPLDERETSEEIVESQKDQTEMADTTNIEDIVDEVEMRKISVENIVGDTEVEKPGVLEVSLVEKEQSEQVKVMHTVEETGTVRECLCDKEQETEDQELSPDNEWEKVSSLIQQEEYSNMAYSSGLKGKCGDKRRSNYETPLRHSVRLRDQAAEGELAERVLRRSSKQTLETTSKQVYTRQAQSIKQPEKIKQVEDEPKEKGLNQTESQAECTEKAQQRTDDQNPREVENKMEDGSQDENKMDEKLRNEEQDKMAAAAEEVGKAAEDGEEIGIADVNNAEAYYTGGENVVVVEDKIKKKNIEEAEVRHDKIEIEENILSKDEDRVSEPTVTDENKIEEAQEEELMKEPNAIQSEEPEINDIELSLDYEDGKDGEKMAVVDVHDAEDVNTAQIEVEVKVPEPSAAEPFEEQEEEPTLEMMPAEIVQNTEEATSTLKLQKVAAVLVDLDTVSTTHTYASENASGNSQPERTDDRGNKEEEGLNQQVEPTEKEQEVEMTENENETVEGENSSIEETEEIMERVITTDVDRVSELTTDENKMEDFQQETVLKETKTVRDAPDEEIKSKDIIESSEDDEEVKSDVQIELSEEEEDKTNFVTPLRRSKRLKHLVAERELTKRVLRSSTKTAKATCKPNAIKQRVKTKQAVDDPEVEQMKEAVESPTGTAAEKKIESVSITTEGCRENLISALNDNVEEERNVDEEHLEEKITDYQNLMEVENKMEDGSQHENKMNTAAIELEGETLEQSTVEPVEEQDEEPASEMVPKDDVPNTEETTSALKLPKAAVVLVDFNKVSIIYTDVSEDAKGTSQPQEKVDLEHHRLESTVRESQAEHTEEEQVVEMRENEIENSSIEETEEKMVRKCVVSNDEDRVPESAVTDEENMEEDQKGTTAQEIPGEEPKSLHVIKSTEDDEGVTSDVSLKLAEEEVYKEIITTEGCGENLISALNVIFEEGRDEECLGQNVTDAEHLMEVEKKTEDSPQDENKVDTKLRNNEQGRVTTGEEAGESTKGDEKTAAEGKSTETSAAESVEEQEEEPASEREPAEDDDNIKEATSTLKLQSVAVVLVDFNKVSPKHESDDSEMDKVTSQPQEEVIQELYKPDSTYHSNEGKEGENQTECEVELGEKEQEVEMIEEEHEETEQVRDERMEIEENSMSKVENKLPESTFIDEKMMNETQEEEPVKQTNTNQDTPGEEENIQNDIESSEDEGLKSDAQIELSEEEEDKTSFVTPLRRSRRLKRQAVESELTKRVLRSSTKAAKATSKTKAVMQQVKTKQPVDDPEEQIKEVLESDTETAVKEKIESVSITTETKEVKALEGKKIGQSAAEPTEEQEEEPASETGPSEDDYTEEATSPLKLQKVAVGLVDFDTVSTTHTDAGKDAKGTSQSQEEVDLELHKLESPSTGSQAEHSEKEQVVEMTENEIETGSTEETDEKMESEEGVVLNDEDLVPLSEVPDEENIEEVQNETDTAQEIAGEETKSQHVIEPSEDNGERSDVLDEEDEASSVTPLRRSRRLEDQAAESKLTKRSLRSSAKLTNKATPQQRHERQIKVMMLLEEPENLDESNNNEMNVILGSEVAVGDHMESDGDPENMISAVQSTCEEGSSLEKTDIEADDHKNIKNIRTSDGNEVENNIRSEGVTEQDKMAPEDIIHGETEQVCTAVHIEPSDVLEEAENNVQEEGAATEMAYGEDSENIMETTSALILQEASVVLMDIKEVLPNLTGTLVAELEMDSLVTKVCPEILAVQSTEESRAAVEEAHETNSKCDTEEVPAVSEAVRKDREQDKNIPGNDLEKVEEGTDGDSDMVEAAVDHKEILVEGDLPDEYQEKEEPELNQEQVRSASSGQERDQQDNAPEETLLEKTFEEEPSKRVEEKHLVVQSDEGVGVERRALRKRTITTKATSVRKSKRLCKQDQGENDGQTVVWTNNEDSATVMADVKSLAENETTHQGKGQEIQGTNTIGGEISHKDEDQENTEGEEMDGNATNSQESTTGTEDMSKQAQLREFLNVSEEDTDSKLVAQEEKNGEENKEEQSATEQIMESENNAGAADKVTDEPKEFEDTQGEPEQIEKNAEEMTEASVTVDGNFTSELDEEIDRKDAECHRVVEETKASFQESEKEIADAGQESGVTTKRFLRGRKSATASPEQRSTRRSRRLLQDSLSEMEDKSEAEEVRKVIGEEVKKPQQKRKAVVELTARRSKRLTGAEIV, translated from the exons ATGTCATATGGGTCATCTTTTGGCACATCATGCTTCATTGGATTATCACCTGATCTCCAGGAACAACTG GACACCGTGGAGACAATGACACATGATGTGACCCCCATATCAGAGACTACTCATCTTCACTGTGAAGACCAAAACAAATTGACCCCTGAACCGACCTATCAGTCAGAACCAGAAAAAGATCAGGTGGACGAAATAACTCCTGTTATGGAAATCCAAAGCCTAAAGGACAATGCACAAATCATGAAAACTTTTGAAGCCACGATTGTTCCAGTAGACCTCCAACCTTTAGAACTTCATCAAGTTCAAGAGGTGGAGATTGTTAAGATGTCGTCTGAAACTGAAGAGGTAAAAGAAAAAGGTGTAGAGGTCAAAGAAATGAAAGATGATGTTAATAAGGTGATACCTTTAGATGAGAGGGAAACCTCTGAAGAAATAGTAGAGTCACAAAAAGATCAAACAGAAATGGCAGATACTACCAACATAGAAGACATAGTAGATGAAGTAGAAATGAGGAAGATATCAGTGGAAAATATTGTTGGTGACACAGAAGTAGAGAAACCGGGAGTTCTAGAGGTGTCTTTGGTAGAAAAAGAGCAAAGTGAGCAGGTGAAAGTGATGCACACAGTTGAAGAGACTGGCACGGTTCGGGAGTGTTTATGTGACAAAGAACAGGAAACTGAAGACCAAGAATTAAGTCCTGATAATGAATGGGAGAAAGTCAGTTCTTTGATTCAACAAGAGGAGTACTCAAACATGGCATACAGTTCAGGCTTAAAAGGAAAATGTGGTGACAAGCGAAGATCAAACTACGAAACTCCATTAAGGCACTCTGTAAGACTCCGTGATCAGGCTGCAGAAGGTGAACTTGCAGAAAGAGTTCTCAGACGTTCTTCTAAGCAAACACTTGAAACCACTTCTAAACAGGTGTACACAAGACAAGCCCAATCTATAAAGCAACCAGAGAAAATCAAACAAGTAGAAGATGAGCCTAAAGAAAAAGGATTAAATCAGACAGAATCTCAGGCTGAATGCACTGAAAAAGCCCAACAAAGAACTGATGATCAAAACCCCAGGGAAGTGGAGAACAAAATGGAAGATGGTTCACAAGATGAAAATAAGATGGATGAAAAGTTGAGGAATGAAGAACAAGACAAAATGGCCGCTGCAGCAGAAGAAGTTGGCAAGGCAGCTGAGGATGGTGAGGAAATAGGAATCGCAGATGTTAATAATGCTGAAGCTTACTACACAGGCGGTGAAAATGTGGTGGTAGTTgaggacaaaataaaaaagaaaaatattgaaGAAGCAGAAGTAAGACATGACAAGATAGAGATTGAGGAAAATATTCTATCAAAGGATGAAGACAGAGTTTcagagccaactgttacagaTGAAAACAAGATAGAGGAGGCTCAAGAAGAGGAACTTATGAAAGAACCTAACGCTATTCAAAGTGAGGAACCAGAAATTAATGACATCGAGTTAAGTCTTGATTATGAAGATGGCAAGGATGGTGAGAAAATGGCAGTTGTTGATGTTCATGATGCTGAGGATGTAAATACAGCTCAAATAGAAGTTGAAGTAAAAGTACCAGAACCATCAGCTGCAGAACCTTTTgaagagcaggaggaggagccaACCTTAGAAATGATGCCAGCAGAGATTGTGCAGAACACTGAAGAAGCCACTTCAACTTTGAAACTGCAAAAGGTTGCTGCTGTTCTTGTGGATTTAGACACAGTTTCCACAACACATACATATGCCAGCGAAAATGCCTCAGGAAACTCACAGCCAGAACGTACTGATGACCGAGggaacaaagaagaagaaggattaAACCAGCAAGTTGAACCCACTGAAAAAGAGCAAGAAGTGgaaatgacagaaaatgaaaatgagacaGTTGAGGGTGAAAATAGCAGCATtgaagaaacagaagaaattatGGAGAGAGTTATAACAACGGATGTAGACAGAGTTTCAGAGTTGACTACAGATGAAAACAAGATGGAGGATTTTCAGCAAGAGACGGTTCTGAAAGAAACAAAGACTGTTCGAGACGCACCAGATGAGGAAATCAAAAGTAAAGATATCATTGAGTCAagtgaggatgatgaagaggtGAAATCAGATGTTCAGATTGAACTGTCTGAAGAGGAAGAGGATAAGACAAACTTTGTAACCCCATTACGGCGCTCTAAAAGACTAAAACATCTGGTTGCAGAAAGGGAACTGACAAAAAGAGTACTCAGGAGTTCAACAAAAACAGCTAAAGCAACTTGTAAACCCAATGCTATAAAGCAACGAGTGAAGACTAAGCAAGCAGTAGATGATCCTGAAGTTGAGCAGATGAAGGAAGCTGTAGAATCGCCCACTGGAACTGCTGCGGAAAAGAAAATTGAGTCAGTAAGCATCACTACTGAAGGCTGTAGGGAAAACCTGATTTCAgctttaaatgataatgttgaGGAAGAGAGAAATGTAGATGAGGAGCatttagaagaaaaaataaCTGATTATCAAAACCTCATGGAAGTGGAGAACAAAATGGAAGATGGTTCACAGCATGAAAATAAGATGAATACCGCTGCAATAGAGCTTGAAGGAGAAACACTAGAACAGTCTACTGTGGAACCTGTTGAAGAGCAGGACGAGGAACCAGCCTCAGAAATGGTGCCAAAGGATGATGTCCCGAACACTGAAGAAACCACATCAGCTTTGAAACTGCCAAAAGCTGCTGTTGTGCTTGTGGATTTTAACAAAGTTTCCATTATATATACAGATGTTAGTGAAGATGCTAAGGGAACCTCACAGCCTCAGGAGAAGGTAGATCTGGAACATCATAGACTAGAAAGTACTGTTAGAGAATCTCAGGCTGAACACACTGAAGAAGAGCAAGTAGTGGaaatgagagaaaatgagatTGAAAATAGCAGCATTGAAGAAACCGAAGAAAAGATGGTGAGGAAATGTGTTGTATCGAATGATGAAGATAGAGTTCCAGAGTCAGCTGTTACTGATGAAGAAAACATGGAAGAGGATCAAAAAGGGACCACTGCCCAAGAAATACCAGGTGAGGAACCAAAAAGTCTACATGTCATTAAGTCAACTGAAGATGATGAGGGTGTGACGTCAGATGTTTCACTTAAACTGGCTGAAGAGGAAGTGTATAAGGAAATCATCACTACTGAAGGCTGTGGTGAAAATCTGATTTCAGCTCTAAATGTCATTTTTGAGGAAGGGAGGGATGAGGAATGTTTAGGCCAAAACGTAACTGATGCTGAACACCTCATGGAAGTGGAGAAGAAAACTGAAGATAGTCCACAGGATGAAAATAAAGTGGATACAAAGTTGAGGAACAATGAACAAGGAAGAGTGACAACAGGAGAAGAAGCTGGTGAGTCAACCAAAGGTGATGAGAAAACAGCGGCTGAAGGAAAATCAACAGAAACATCTGCTGCGGAGTCTGTTgaagagcaggaggaggaaCCAGCCTCAGAAAGAGAGCCAGCAGAGGATGATGACAACATAAAAGAAGCCACATCAACTCTGAAACTGCAAAGTGTTGCTGTTGTGCTTGTGGATTTTAACAAAGTCTCCCCGAAACATGAAAGTGATGACAGTGAAATGGATAAGGTAACCTCCCAGCCTCAGGAGGAGGTAATTCAGGAACTTTATAAGCCAGATAGTACTTATCATAGTAATGAGGGCAAAGAAGGAGAAAACCAGACAGAATGTGAAGTTGAACTCGGGGAAAAAGAGCAAGAAGTAGAAATGATTGAAGAGGAACATGAGGAAACAGAACAAGTAAGAGATGAGAGGATGGAGATTGAGGAAAATAGTATGTCAAAGGTTGAAAACAAACTTCCAGAGTCAACTTTTATAGATGAAAAGATGATGAATGAAACTCAGGAAGAGGAACCTGTGAAACAGACAAACACTAATCAAGATACACCAGGTGAGGAAGAAAACATTCAAAATGACATTGAGTCAAGTGAAGATGAAGGATTGAAATCAGATGCTCAGATTGAACTGTCTGAAGAGGAAGAGGATAAGACAAGCTTTGTAACACCATTAAGGCGGTCAAGAAGACTCAAGCGTCAGGCGGTAGAAAGTGAACTGACAAAAAGAGTTCTCAGGAGTTCTACAAAAGCTGCTAAAGCAACTTCTAAAACAAAAGCTGTAATGCAAcaagtgaaaacaaaacaaccagtAGATGATCCTGAAGAGCAGATAAAGGAAGTTCTGGAGTCAGACACTGAAACTGCTGTGAAAGAGAAAATTGAGTCGGTAAGCATCACCACTGAAACCAAAGAAGTGAAAGCTctcgaaggaaaaaaaataggaCAGTCTGCTGCAGAACCTACTgaagagcaggaggaggaaCCAGCCTCAGAAACAGGCCCATCAGAGGATGATTACACAGAAGAAGCCACATCACCTTTGAAACTGCAGAAAGTTGCTGTTGGGCTTGTGGATTTTGACACAGTTTCCACAACACATACGGATGCTGGTAAAGATGCTAAGGGAACTTCACAGTCTCAGGAGGAGGTAGATCTGGAACTTCATAAACTAGAAAGTCCTTCTACAGGATCTCAAGCTGAACACTCTGAAAAAGAGCAGGTAGTGgaaatgacagaaaatgaaaTTGAAACCGGCAGCACTGAAGAAACAGATGAAAAGATGGAGAGTGAGGAAGGTGTTGTACTGAATGATGAAGACTTAGTTCCACTGTCAGAGGTTCCTGATGAAGAAAACATAGAAGAGGTTCAAAACGAGACAGACACTGCTCAAGAAATAGCAGGTGAGGAAACAAAAAGTCAACATGTCATTGAGCCAAGTGAAGATAATGGTGAGAGATCAGATGTTCtggatgaagaggatgaggCAAGCTCGGTAACCCCATTGAGGCGCTCTAGAAGGCTCGAGGATCAAGCTGCAGAAAGTAAACTGACGAAAAGATCTCTCAGGAGTTCGGCAAAACTGACAAACAAAGCCACTCCACAACAAAGACACGAACGACAAATCAAAGTCATGATGCTACTAGAGGAACCTGAAAACCTAGATGAATCTAATAATAACGAGATGAACGTTATATTAGGGTCTGAGGTCGCAGTAGGAGACCACATGGAGTCAGATGGTGATCCAGAAAATATGATTTCAGCTGTACAGAGCACCTGTGAAGAGGGAAGCAGTTTGGAAAAGACTGACATAGAAGCTGATGACCACAAGAACATTAAGAACATAAGGACATCTGATGGAAATGAAGTAGAGAACAATATAAGGAGTGAAGGTGTTACAGAACAAGACAAGATGGCACCAGAGGATATAATACATGGAGAAACTGAACAAGTCTGCACAGCTGTACACATTGAACCTTCCGACGTTTTGGAAGAAGCTGAAAACAACGTGCAAGAAGAGGGAGCAGCCACAGAAATGGCATATGGAGAGGATAGTGAGAACATCATGGAAACCACATCCGCTTTGATACTACAAGAAGCTTCTGTTGTGcttatggatatcaaagaaGTTCTTCCAAATCTCACAGGCACACTTGTAGCAGAGCTGGAGATGGATTCACTAGTCACTAAAGTTTGTCCTGAAATATTAGCAGTGCAAAGCACCGAAGAGTCCAGGGCTGCTGTGGAAGAGGCGCATGAAACCAATTCAAAATGTGACACTGAGGAAGTACCTGCTGTCTCTGAAGCAGTGAGAAAAGACCGGGAGCAAGATAAAAATATACCTGGAAATGATCTAGAAAAGGTAGAGGAGGGGACTGATGGAGACAGCGATATGGTAGAAGCAGCTGTTGATCATAAGGAAATTCTAGTAGAAGGTGATCTACCAGATGAGTATCAGGAGAAAGAAGAACCTGAGCTGAACCAAGAACAAGTAAGAAGTGCCAGTTCTGGACAGGAACGTGACCAACAGGATAATGCTCCGGAGGAAACATTGCTTGAGAAAACATTTGAAGAAGAACCTAGTAAAAGAGTGGAAGAAAAACACCTTGTCGTTCAGTCAGACGAGGGCGTAGGTGTTGAAAGAAGGGCTCTGAGAAAACGAACAATAACTACCAAAGCCACCTCTGTAAGGAAATCCAAACGACTCTGCAAACAAGACCAAGGTGAAAATGATGGGCAAACAGTTGTGTGGACAAACAATGAGGATTCTGCAACAGTAATGGCTGATGTGAAGTCACTTGCAGAAAACGAAACCACTCATCAAGGAAAAGGTCAAGAAATACAGGGTACCAATACTATAGGTGGAGAAATCTCCCATAAAGATGAGGACCAGGAAAATACAGAAGGGGAAGAAATGGATGGAAATGCGACTAACAGCCAAGAAAGCACAACAGGGACAGAAGATATGAGTAAGCAGGCCCAGTTGAGAGAGTTTCTAAATGTTTCAGAAGAAGATACAGATTCTAAGCTAGTGGCACAAGAAGAAAAGAATGGTGAAGAGAACAAGGAGGAACAATCGGCGACAGAACAGATAATGGAGTCTGAAAACAATGCAGGTGCAGCTGATAAAGTAACTGATGAGCCCAAAGAATTTGAGGATACTCAAGGGGAGCCAGAGCAAATTGAGAAGAACGCTGAAGAAATGACTGAAGCCAGTGTAACTGTAGATGGAAATTTCACCTCGGAGCTGGACGAAGAGATTGACCGTAAGGACGCAGAGTGTCACCGAGTGGTTGAGGAGACCAAAGCCTCATTTCaggagagtgaaaaagaaatcGCAGATGCAGGGCAAGAGTCCGGAGTGACGACAAAACGCTTCCTTCGTGGCAGGAAATCAGCAACAGCTTCACCTGAACAAAGATCAACTAGGAGAAGCAGGAGATTGCTGCAAGATAGTCTGAGTGAAATGGAAGATAAGTCAGAGGCAGAGGAGGTAAGAAAGGTGATTGGAGAAGAGGTAAAGAAACctcaacaaaaaagaaaagctgtagTTGAGCTAACAGCTCGTAGATCTAAACGGCTTACAGGAGCAGAAATAGTGTAA